One window from the genome of Cryptomeria japonica chromosome 6, Sugi_1.0, whole genome shotgun sequence encodes:
- the LOC131071432 gene encoding non-specific phospholipase C2, with translation MGKIEIEGPIKTVVVLVQENRSFDHMLGWMKQINPQIDGVTGQEWNPLSTADLISPKVFFKDNSEYVDPDPGHSFQAIREQIFGNAWNTAANPPPMNGFAQQAESIEKGMAETVMNGFKPESVPVYAALVKEFAVFDRWFASVPASTQPNRLFVHSATSHGATSNEAKKLIEGYPQKTIFESIHESGLDFGIYYQYAPATLFYRNLRKLKYVGKFHHYDLWFKSHAKQGKLPNYVVIEQRYFDHKILPANDDHPSHDVAQGQKFVKEVYETLRSSPQWNELVFIITYDEHGGFFDHVPTPVRGVPSPDAIVGPAPFYFNFDRLGVRVPTMVISPWINPGTVVNKPMGPYLSSEFEHSSIPATVKRIFNLKADFLTKRDAWAGTFEGILQLRESPRTDCPDTLPTPVKLRPGEAKEEASLGEFQVELVQLAAQLNGDYSLDTYPDELPKRMNVKEAHNYIERSVKRFFEACEQARMEGADESEIVKLPCEEPILPKPSAIRLLLRNMLSCLACANHIE, from the exons ATGGGGAAGATAGAGATCGAGGGGCCTATAAAAACGGTCGTTGTTCTTGTGCAAGAGAATCGATCATTCGACCACATGCTAGGATGGATGAAGCAGATAAATCCCCAAATTGACGGCGTAACAGGGCAAGAATGGAACCCTCTGTCCACTGCAGATCTCATTTCCCCCAAAGTGTTTTTCAAGGACAATTCGGAATATGTGGATCCAGATCCTGGCCATTCTTTCCAAGCCATCAGAGAACAGATCTTTGGAAATGCCTGGAACACGGCGGCAAACCCTCCCCCCATGAATGGATTCGCTCAGCAGGCCGAAAGCATTGAAAAGGGCATGGCGGAGACCGTGATGAATGGCTTCAAACCAGAATCTGTTCCAGTCTATGCAGCCCTGGTTAAAGAATTTGCAGTTTTTGACAGATGGTTTGCTTCCGTGCCCGCCTCAACGCAGCCGAACAGGCTCTTCGTCCACTCTGCAACTTCTCACGGTGCAACCAGCAATGAGGCCAAGAAGTTGATTGAAGGGTATCCACAAAAGACTATCTTTGAATCCATTCATGAATCTGGCCTTGATTTTGGCATTTATTACCAGTATGCTCCGGCTACTCTGTTCTACAGGAACCTGAGAAAGCTCAAGTATGTAGGGAAATTTCACCATTACGATCTCTGGTTCAAGTCTCATGCGAAACAGGGGAAGTTGCCTAACTATGTTGTGATTGAGCAGCGCTATTTTGATCACAAGATTTTGCCTGCAAATGATGATCATCCTTCGCATGATGTTGCCCAAGGTCAGAAATTTGTGAAGGAGGTTTACGAGACGCTGAGATCGAGTCCCCAGTGGAATGAATTGGTGTTCATCATTACATATGATGAGCACGGGGGATTCTTTGATCACGTTCCTACGCCTGTGAGGGGCGTGCCCTCTCCAGACGCCATTGTTGGCCCTGCCCCATTTTACTTCAATTTCGATAGATTGGGTGTCCGTGTGCCCACCATGGTCATTTCTCCCTGGATCAATCCAGGAACCG TGGTGAATAAACCAATGGGGCCATATCTTTCCTCCGAATTTGAGCACTCGTCGATCCCTGCAACTGTGAAGAGGATCTTCAATCTGAAAGCCGACTTCTTGACCAAGAGAGATGCTTGGGCGGGCACTTTTGAAGGCATTTTACAATTACGGGAGAGCCCAAGAACTGATTGTCCAG ATACGCTACCAACACCAGTTAAACTGAGACCCGGAGAAGCAAAAGAAGAGGCGAGTTTAGGGGAGTTTCAGGTGGAGCTGGTGCAGCTGGCAGCTCAATTGAATGGAGACTACAGTCTGGACACTTATCCAGATGAACTTCCCAAGCGGATGAACGTAAAAGAAGCTCACAACTACATTGAACGCTCTGTAAAACGCTTCTTTGAGGCGTGTGAACAAGCCAGAATGGAGGGTGCAGATGAGTCTGAGATTGTGAAGCTTCCATGTGAAGAACCAATCTTGCCTAAGCCTTCAGCAATCCGGTTGCTTTTAAGAAATATGCTATCCTGTCTTGCCTGTGCTAATCATATCGAGTAA